GGGCAGATACCTCCAGACCCGGTCGAGTTGGCTGTGGCCTGGAGATCCACTATGGCCACGGACCCAGAGAGGGAGTCAACAGAAAAGACAGCGACCGCCGGCGCCGCGTGGGGAGCCGGAAGGCGGCTACGATCGACCGGCGGGCGCGGACTTCAGCCGCGCGGCGTACTTCTGGCGCAGCTTGCCCATCTTGGGCGTGATCGTCGCCCGGCAGTAGGGCTGGTCGCTGTGCCCGCGGTAGTAACCCTGGTGGTACCCCTCGGCCGGATAGAAGCGATCGAGCGGCTTCACCTCGGTCACGATCGGATCGTCGAAGGCGCCCTCCGCGGTCAGCCGGGCGATGGTCGCCTCGGCCGCAGCCTTCTGCTCGGGCGTGCTGGTGAAGATTGCCGATCGGTACTGCGTGCCGACATCGTGGCCCTGGCGGTTCAGCGTCGTCGGATCGTGAAAGGCGAAGAAGATCTCGAGCAGGTCCTCGTAAGTGATCGCCGACGGATCGAATTCGATCTGCACCGCTTCGGCGTGCCCGCTGCTCCCTGAGCACACCTGCTCGTAAGTGGGATCGGGCACCGTGCCGCCCGCATATCCGGACGTGACCGCTCGCACGCCTTCGAGCTGCTCGAAGACGGCCTCGAGACACCAGAAGCATCCGCCGGCGAAGGTCGCGGTCTCGGTGTTCATCTACTCGGACCGGGTCGAGGCGCTCATCCAGTTGAGCGCCTGATCCATGGAACGGAACACCTCGACCAGCTTGGTGCTCTTTGGATCCATCTCGCGATACGCCTGGTACATCCGCCCCAGCGCGAAGCTCACGTCATGCGGGGCGACGATCGCGAACTTCGAAGGATGATACGGGGTGTCCATCTTTGCCGACGTCATGGCGAGCGCCGCCACACGGTCCGTGGAAGGGAGGTCGATGCGCTCCACGTCGGTCATGTCGATCAGCTCGCTGTACCCCTCCACCTCGGGCCGCGACCAAACGTCGCGCTGGTAGCCGAACACGTCCGAATCCGTCATGACGCCGTAGCTTCGAGCGACGACCATCCGGTTCTCGTGCTCGATGCGGTACTCGATGGGCATGGGCGGGGACTCCTTTCGCCGGCGAAGATACAACCTGCGTCAACCGCGCACCGCGAACAAGAAGCCCGCCCGGTCACCGGGCGGGCTTCAGAGACCTTCCCTGGTCAGCTTCGTGCGGGCGCCGGCGTCATGCCGTCGTCGAGCAGGTCCTCGAACAGGGTCCTGAAGTGGATCATGGCCTGCCGGAGATCCTCGGTGGCCGCTTTCCCCTTCTCGACACGCAACGCGATGTCGTGCGCCGCCCGATAGTTCTCGACCACGCGCGGATGGTCCACGGAGATGTCCGCGGAGCGCTGCTCGAAGTCGCCCATCGGATAGCCGCGGCGCCGCATCACTTCTTCGACCAGCCGATCCGCTTCGTGTACGGCGGCTTTTGGATCGTCCACGAACCTCGCCTGCTCGCTGCGCCACATCTGCGCGAAGTGGTCGCGGTCGGAGGCCGGCAGCGGATGGATGGAGAGCTTCTCTACGCGCTTGGCGCGGCGGTCGAGCTCCTTCTCGGCACGGCCACGCCCGC
The Candidatus Eisenbacteria bacterium DNA segment above includes these coding regions:
- the msrA gene encoding peptide-methionine (S)-S-oxide reductase MsrA yields the protein MNTETATFAGGCFWCLEAVFEQLEGVRAVTSGYAGGTVPDPTYEQVCSGSSGHAEAVQIEFDPSAITYEDLLEIFFAFHDPTTLNRQGHDVGTQYRSAIFTSTPEQKAAAEATIARLTAEGAFDDPIVTEVKPLDRFYPAEGYHQGYYRGHSDQPYCRATITPKMGKLRQKYAARLKSAPAGRS